One genomic window of Dehalococcoidia bacterium includes the following:
- a CDS encoding gamma-glutamylcyclotransferase: protein MGMHVFTYGTLMFDPVWSKVVSGTYEKKEARVFGYKRQKMKGEVYPAMVPGDDTDFVNGIAYPNVNFNDLKRIDEFEGPHFQRALAGCRLPDGSTLIACIYVLDDRFSDRVMDEPWDPARFSESGMDEFLMNYGLEP from the coding sequence ATGGGTATGCACGTTTTCACCTATGGTACTCTGATGTTCGATCCCGTCTGGTCGAAAGTGGTCAGCGGCACATATGAAAAGAAGGAAGCCAGGGTGTTCGGCTACAAACGGCAAAAGATGAAAGGGGAAGTCTATCCGGCGATGGTTCCGGGAGACGATACCGACTTTGTGAACGGAATCGCTTATCCCAATGTGAACTTCAACGATCTCAAACGGATCGATGAATTCGAAGGTCCCCACTTTCAGCGGGCCTTGGCGGGATGCCGGTTACCCGATGGAAGCACGCTGATTGCTTGCATCTACGTCCTCGATGACCGATTCAGCGATCGGGTGATGGACGAACCATGGGATCCGGCACGGTTCTCTGAATCCGGGATGGATGAGTTTTTGATGAATTATGGATTGGAACCCTGA
- a CDS encoding methyltransferase domain-containing protein: protein MDWNPEDYARNSGAQLAWAREFISRLNLAGNEALLDVGCGDGKVTAEFATVVPQGFVLGIDSSSAFIDYARLHYPPSLYPNLQFEQMDARELAHTRRFDVIFSNATLHWVEDHRAFLLGCARLLKPQGRLIISCGGQGNAADVFAVIDELIREPRWAPHFEDFSFPYFFYSPSKYERWLTEAGFHPMRLELVEKDMTHHGREGLAGWIRTTWMPYTHRVPADKREKFIFECVDGYLKKHPVDKLWCSHVKMVRLEVEAHI, encoded by the coding sequence ATGGATTGGAACCCTGAAGACTACGCCAGAAACTCCGGCGCTCAGTTGGCATGGGCCCGGGAATTTATCTCTAGACTCAATCTGGCAGGGAATGAAGCGCTGCTGGACGTCGGTTGCGGCGACGGCAAAGTCACCGCGGAATTCGCCACGGTCGTGCCCCAAGGCTTCGTGCTCGGCATCGACAGCAGCAGTGCGTTTATCGACTATGCCCGGCTGCACTATCCACCTTCTCTTTACCCCAATTTGCAGTTCGAACAAATGGATGCCCGAGAGTTGGCCCATACCCGACGGTTCGACGTCATCTTCTCGAACGCCACCCTCCACTGGGTGGAAGACCATCGGGCATTCCTTCTCGGCTGTGCGCGTCTCTTGAAGCCGCAGGGTCGGCTGATAATATCCTGCGGCGGCCAAGGCAACGCAGCCGATGTGTTTGCGGTGATAGATGAACTGATCCGAGAGCCCCGCTGGGCTCCTCACTTTGAGGATTTCTCCTTTCCTTACTTCTTCTACTCTCCATCCAAATACGAACGCTGGTTAACCGAAGCAGGCTTTCACCCCATGCGATTGGAACTGGTGGAAAAGGACATGACCCACCATGGACGAGAAGGCCTGGCAGGCTGGATTCGCACCACGTGGATGCCCTACACGCATCGTGTCCCGGCCGATAAGCGCGAGAAGTTCATCTTCGAATGTGTGGACGGATACCTCAAAAAACATCCGGTAGACAAGCTATGGTGCAGCCATGTTAAAATGGTACGGTTGGAAGTGGAGGCCCATATCTAA
- a CDS encoding cupin domain-containing protein, translated as MKLIQYIDVKATHLENDQAKGVDARVVIGKADGATNFCMRVFEISAGGYTPNHSHDWEHEMFIHSGKGEVYSDGKGNPVKPGSVIFIPANEIHQIRNTGKELLVMACLVPSKAPEL; from the coding sequence ATGAAGCTCATACAGTACATCGATGTCAAAGCAACGCACCTCGAAAACGATCAGGCGAAAGGGGTGGATGCGCGAGTGGTCATCGGCAAAGCAGACGGCGCGACCAATTTCTGCATGCGAGTCTTTGAGATTTCCGCCGGAGGATATACGCCCAATCACTCCCATGATTGGGAACATGAGATGTTCATCCATTCCGGCAAGGGCGAAGTTTACAGCGATGGCAAAGGGAACCCAGTCAAGCCCGGCAGTGTGATTTTCATCCCCGCTAATGAGATCCACCAGATACGAAACACCGGCAAGGAGCTGCTGGTTATGGCTTGTCTTGTCCCATCGAAAGCCCCTGAACTATAA
- a CDS encoding aldose 1-epimerase translates to MSTVTLETGSLRLEILPEAGASVVTFARRFGGVWLPLLRETPPEAIAALNPSLMASFTLLPWSNRIPEATFRFQGHHYPLRANTPEGYAIHGDVRRRPWKVIAKRPAAVTCEIDSRDFSDFNFPFPLTAQIHYELSETDFDTTLMLTNSGNTPMPAGFGFHPYFNRAFGAHGVDEAQLQLHVAGVYPPLPGGPMALVTREQDFSRLASIDKRDINHCFGGWTGQATIVYPGAGVQLRLDCAPVLGHVVVFTPPDKPYFAVEPVSHVTNGFNLFAQGQAGTGIQVLEPRESMAGRFRLKVLQ, encoded by the coding sequence ATGTCAACGGTGACACTTGAAACCGGTTCTCTCCGGCTTGAAATCCTTCCGGAAGCAGGGGCGAGCGTGGTGACCTTTGCCAGGCGGTTTGGCGGCGTCTGGCTTCCCCTTCTCAGAGAGACGCCCCCGGAGGCGATCGCAGCTCTCAATCCTTCCCTGATGGCTTCCTTCACGCTTCTTCCGTGGTCCAATCGCATTCCGGAGGCTACCTTTAGGTTTCAGGGACACCACTATCCTCTGCGGGCCAACACGCCGGAAGGTTATGCCATTCATGGTGATGTGCGCCGCCGACCCTGGAAGGTCATCGCCAAACGTCCCGCCGCAGTTACATGCGAGATAGATTCCAGGGATTTCTCCGACTTCAATTTCCCCTTTCCCCTCACCGCTCAAATCCACTACGAGTTGTCAGAGACTGATTTCGATACCACATTGATGCTCACCAATTCAGGAAACACTCCGATGCCCGCCGGATTCGGATTTCACCCCTATTTCAATCGAGCCTTTGGCGCACATGGTGTTGATGAAGCCCAACTGCAGCTTCACGTTGCAGGAGTATATCCTCCTTTGCCCGGAGGCCCGATGGCCTTGGTGACCAGAGAACAGGATTTTTCCCGTCTCGCTTCAATTGACAAGCGCGATATCAATCACTGCTTTGGAGGCTGGACGGGTCAGGCAACCATTGTTTATCCCGGTGCAGGGGTGCAACTTCGGCTGGACTGCGCCCCTGTTCTGGGGCACGTGGTGGTTTTCACCCCGCCGGACAAACCTTATTTTGCCGTCGAACCTGTTTCCCATGTGACGAACGGGTTCAACTTGTTCGCCCAGGGTCAAGCGGGCACAGGGATACAGGTGCTGGAGCCGAGAGAGTCGATGGCCGGAAGATTTCGGCTCAAGGTACTTCAGTAG
- a CDS encoding NfeD family protein — MEFLDSWLWLIFIVAGLFLAILELLIGVDTGLDLVIMGSAFVIGGLVTWPADSWVLTAVIVSLLSLAYVAFGRRYIHRRMLVKEERTNIDALIGMQGTVLKAISENVDGLVKVGHEEWRARAEGQIAEGIGIEVTGISGVTLLVTKSERSS, encoded by the coding sequence TTGGAGTTTCTCGATAGTTGGCTATGGTTGATTTTCATTGTAGCGGGACTATTTCTGGCCATATTGGAGCTGCTGATTGGAGTGGATACAGGGCTCGATCTCGTCATCATGGGATCCGCCTTTGTTATCGGGGGATTGGTCACATGGCCAGCCGATTCCTGGGTGCTGACTGCTGTGATCGTCAGCCTGCTCTCATTGGCATATGTGGCATTCGGCAGAAGATATATTCACCGGCGCATGCTGGTCAAAGAAGAAAGGACGAATATCGATGCGCTGATAGGCATGCAGGGGACCGTATTGAAGGCAATTTCAGAGAACGTGGATGGACTGGTCAAGGTTGGGCATGAGGAGTGGAGGGCCAGAGCCGAAGGGCAGATTGCTGAAGGGATTGGGATAGAGGTTACGGGTATCAGTGGAGTGACTCTGCTGGTCACGAAAAGCGAAAGGAGTAGCTGA